The following proteins are co-located in the Choristoneura fumiferana chromosome 23, NRCan_CFum_1, whole genome shotgun sequence genome:
- the OSCP1 gene encoding organic solute carrier partner 1 translates to MSHFATPCIVVNLGCEMIYVIEQRLKAQNIPAEKSERVLTEVVTVLLHPTLLEELFIPQPVATHAVVKQLLQDISATSIMKLDDYSMSKLWDLMTMIYKWQLAVATNQNIFDITLRHLKGVATIMPKNFPKCIVEHTMRKFEALAQRFTDDDYKCLNNTLILWFSEYHTKISVLLRLGLQRKDGTFNLPSTISSNITNNLGENIYKYDHKKNSVEEYVSQCADTHEISCLLGPIEISPVHSVLELQLPIELCKQESEKKTLEINRNTQFETITTTKVRNKNTDLSFVPDMPKSPQEDLLEMMEDLSIT, encoded by the exons ATGTCTCACTTTGCGACGCCGTGTATCGTAGTAAACTTGGGCTGCGAGATGATTTATGTTATTGAGCAAAGATTAAAAGCTCAGAATATCCCGGCAGAAAAATCCGAAAGAG TACTCACTGAAGTTGTCACAGTGCTGCTACATCCGACACTTTTAGAAGAGCTATTTATACCTCAGCCTGTCGCTACACACGCGGTTGTCAAGCAGCTTCTACAAGATATCTCCGCCACATCAATAATGAAATTAGACGATTATTCCATGAGCAAACTATGGGATCTAATGACCATGATATACAAGTGGCAATTGGCGGTAGCCACTAATCAAAACATTTTTGACATTACTCTGCGACATTTAAAAGGTGTAGCCACTATAATGCCAAAAAATTTCCCCAAATGCATTGTAGAACATACTATGAGGAAATTTGAAGCACTAGCCCAACGATTCACTGACGATGACTACAAGTGCCTGAATAATACTTTGATCCTTTGGTTTTCAGAATATCATACCAAAATATCAGTCTTGCTTAGACTTGGGCTCCAAAGAAAAGACGGAACATTTAATTTACCCTCTACAATATCATCAAATATAACTAATAATTTGggtgaaaatatttataaatatgatcATAAGAAAAACTCTGTCGAGGAATATGTGAGCCAGTGTGCCGATACGCATGAAATTAGCTGCCTCTTGGGTCCAATAGAAATCTCTCCCGTTCACTCAGTGCTTGAGTTACAATTACCAATTGAACTCTGCAAACAAGAGTCTGAGAAAAAAACTCttgaaattaatagaaatacCCAATTTGAAACAATAACTACTACTAAAGTAAGGAACAAAAACACTGACCTAAGTTTTGTTCCTGATATGCCAAAATCTCCTCAGGAAGATTTATTAGAAATGATGGAAGATTTGAGCAttacttag
- the Smyd4-4 gene encoding SET and MYND domain containing, class 4, member 4, giving the protein MSIDFCYEDVIKTLVKQKRIQPVSQALLSCKTDNERVKHVYEVLSSLNAFPEVLEVSKTSDLSTYYRNHGNECFKKSEDFKAWQYYNLSLLHAPVESDDYTLALSNRSAVFFSMKKYQESLKDVEQVLSLKYPEKLKDKLTKRQKSCVEILKGESENVVPTISDKIDKILKLRGDKDSTYLCASNKLQVAYNEDMGRHVVAREDIKVGEVLVEEEPYLVLLQKSQYLFSCSYCLSREMNQFPCKSCCFALYCSNQCKELAWNEYHSVECPLMASLVDLKFTKLELLSLRVTIKARSDHADWESLLKTVEDAESNLNSEHRGCILKDNKWIYDSKHYTAIHTLASNVEKRSVSDIFQKAVTAAVFLKFLKDKTDFLPENEEIHNFVGGMLLLHVMTSPTNMHGLSTAMEDAYGKFVDDVSLASAPYAYHSLVNHSCAPNVVRFSKIGSGQMSLFALRPIAKGMQIFDNYGLHHALQNREERRALLKSQYKFICSCEACVDNWPTYLHMKAGFTRKTLTTKLHKRVKSVLNEDAIEKLQKGDKNTAFDLFKPLCKLAEDLDAFAPCTELAECQESLKQCIVIFQGLVPFGYSELVEWEAKPFHHSK; this is encoded by the exons ATGAGTATTGATTTCTGTTATGAAGATGTAATCAAAACATTAGTTAAACAAAAGAGAATTCAACCTGTTTCTCAGGCACTACTATCTTGTAAGACTGATAATGAAAGAGTTAAGCATGTTTATGAAGTTCTAAGCAGTTTAAATGCTTTTCCTGAGGTACTGGAGGTTAGTAAGACCAGTGATTTGTCTACATACTACCGTAACCATGGCAATGAGTGTTTCAAGAAATCTGAGGATTTCAAAGCCTGGCAATACTACAACTTGTCCCTTCTTCATGCTCCTGTGGAATCAGATGATTATACACTAGCCTTATCAAACAGATCggcagtatttttttcaatgaaaaaataCCAAGAGAGTTTAAAAGATGTTGAACAAGTGTTGTCCTTAAAATACCCTGAAAAACTTAAAGATAAACTAACTAAGAGGCAAAAATCCTGTGTGGAGATTCTTAAAGGAGAATCTGAAAATGTAGTACCAACCATATCAGataaaattgacaagattttGAAATTACGGGGCGATAAAGACAGTACTTATTTATGTGCTAGCAATAAACTACAAGTGGCTTATAATGAAGATATGGGGCGGCATGTTGTTGCTCGAGAGGACATTAAAGTTGGTGAAGTCTTGGTGGAAGAGGAGCCATATCTAGTTTTACTGCAAAAAAGTCAATACTTATTTAGTTGCAGTTATTGTCTTTCAAGAGAAATGAATCAGTTCCCTTGCAAGAGTTGCTGCTTTGCTCTGTACTGCAGTAACCAGTGCAAAGAACTGGCATGGAATGAATATCATTCAGTAGAATGTCCACTAATGGCCTCTTTAGTTGACTTAAAATTCACTAAGCTCGAACTACTTTCATTGAGAGTTACAATCAAGGCACGCAGTGATCATGCCGACTGGGAAAGCCTTTTAAAAACAGTTGAAGATGCAgaatcaaatttaaattcagaACATAGAGGTTGCATTCTAAAAGATAACAAGTGGATATATGATTCTAAACACTACACAGCAATTCATACACTTGCTTCCAATGTGGAAAAGCGCTCCGTTTCAGATATTTTCCAGAAAGCTGTGACGGCGGCagtgtttttgaaatttttgaaagACAAGACTGATTTTCTTCCTGAAAATGAGGAGATTCATAACTTTGTTGGTGGAATGCTGCTTTTACATGTAATGACAAGTCCTACCAATATGCACGGACTAAGTACAGCCATGGAGGATGCTTACGGCAAATTTGTAGATGATGTGAGTCTGGCCAGTGCTCCGTATGCCTATCACAGCCTTGTGAATCACTCCTGTGCGCCCAATGTGGTGAGATTCAGCAAAATTGGGTCGGGACAGATGAGCTTATTTGCATTGAGACCCATTGCCAAAGGAATGCAAATCTTTGACAACTATGG ACTTCACCATGCTCTTCAAAATCGGGAGGAACGGCGAGCGCTCCTCAAATCACAATACAAATTTATATGCTCCTGCGAAGCATGCGTCGATAATTGGCCTACATATTTACATATGAAGGCAGGATTTACAAGGAAGACATTAACTACAAAACTTCATAAACGCGTAAAGAGCGTCTTAAATGAAGACGCAATAGAAAAGCTTCAGAAAGGAGATAAAAATACTGCCTTCGATTTGTTTAAACCTCTTTGCAAGTTGGCTGAAGATTTGGATGCCTTTGCTCCTTGTACAGAACTGGCAGAATGCCAGGAGTCCTTAAAACAATGCATTGTGATATTTCAAGGATTAGTGCCTTTTGGATACAGTGAGCTGGTTGAATGGGAAGCAAAACCATTCCATCACTCTAAGTAA